GCCAGCGCTCTGGACGTGTCCAGCTCGGTGCCACGGCCGTTTTCCAGTTTGACTTGGGTCAGTGCCAGGGTTTGGGCCTGGTTGTCGGCATTTTTGCGGGCGACCGCCAACTGGTTTTGCAAGCCGCGCAATTCAAAATAATTTCGGGCCGCTTCGGCAATCAGACTGACGCCGATGTCGCGCAGGCTAGCTTCTTGGGCTTCGACTTCGTCGTTGCTGGCCTCGACATTGCGCCGCACCCGGCCGAAGAAATCGATTTCCCAGGAAGCATCGAAACCGGTGTTGTACAGCTTCAATTCGCGTGGAAAAACCCCGGTGCGATTATTGAATGAGCCGGTACTGCGTTTTTGCTCGGTGTAATTGGCGTGCGAAGTGACGGTCGGTAACAGGTTCAGGCCGGTTTCCAGATACAAAGCGCGCGCTTCCGCCAGATTGGCGCGGGCGACTTTTAGCTCGTAGTTATGGCTGATGGTGTTATCGATCAAGGCGCTCAATTGCGGATCGTTGAACAGCTGCCACCACTGCTCTTCGATGCCGCGATCAGAAAATTCTTGGGCGTTGGCAAAACTGGCGGGTAAATCCGCAGTGGCCGGCAATTCATAATCCGGGCCAACCGCGCAGCCGCCGAGCAGCACGCCGAGCAGGCCGGCAGCACTCAGGGCGTGATGCCGGCGTTTGGAGGGGCGCAGACTCATTTGTGGGCCTCGATTGCAGGTTGATGAGTGGTTAAGTCGGTGGCTGTGGGGCGCAGGCGTTGGGCGATGGCTTGTACCACCACATAAAACACCGGCGTTAATAACAAGCCGAACACCGTCACGCCGATCATGCCGCTGAACACCGCCGTACCCAGCAGACGCCGGGATTCGGCACCGGCACCTTGGGCAATCACCAAAGGAAACACGCCCATGATGAAGGCAAACGAGGTCATCAGAATGGGGCGTAAGCGGATGCGAGAGGCTTCCACGGCAGCTTCGAAGCGGTTAAGGCCGCTTTCCTGGCGCTGCTTGGCAAATTCGACGATCAAAATGGCGTTCTTACTCGCCAGCCCCACCAGGACGATGAAGCCGATTTGCGTGAAGATATTGTTGTCCATATGGCTCAACCAAACCCCGGTCATCGACGACAAAATACACATGGGTACAATCAAAATCACCGCAAACGGCAGCGACCAGCTTTCGTATTGCGCGGCCAAGGCCAGGAAGACGAAGATCACGCTGAGCGGAAACACCAGCATCGCCACATTGCCGGCCAAGACCTGCTGCAAGCTCAGTTCGGTCCATTCGAAATCAAAGCCCGGCGGCAACTCGGCGGACAGCAATTTACTCATGGTGTCGATGGCTTGGCCGGAACTGATGCCGGGTAGGGTGCCGCCGTTAATTTCCGCGGCCGGATACATGTTGTAGCGGGTGATTTTGTCCGGGCCGGCGATTTCTTTCACCTCGCTGACCGCACCCAAAGGCACCATGCCGCCTTGGCGGTTTTTGGTCTTTAATTGGTCAATATCGCCCGGCAACATCCTGAATGGGGCATCGGATTGGGCGGTGACTTGATAGGTGCGGCCAAAGGCGTTGAAGTCGTTGACGTACAAGGAGCCCAGATAAATTTGCAAGGTGTCGAACACGTCTTTCAACGGTACGTCCATCGCCTTCACCCGAGTTCTATCCACGTCCACAAACAATTGCGGCACGCCGGACCTAAATGTGCTGAACAAACCTACCAAACCAGGCTGTTGATTACCCTTGCCCAACATTTCATTGGTGACGCGCTGCAATTCGTCCACGCCGGCGTTGTTTCTGTCCTCAATTTGCAGCTTAAAACCGCCGACCGAACTCATGCCGCGAATCGGCGGCGGCGCGAACACGGCGATGCGGGCGTTGGGAATCACGCTCAGGCGCTGTGTAAGGCTTTTGACGATCTCGTCGGCATGCAATTCGGGGTGACCGGCCCGGTCGGTAAATTCGCCTAAGCGGGCGAACATGGTGGCCACATTGGACTGGTTAGCCCCGCTTAGCACCGACCAACCGGCGTAGGCGTTGACGTGTTGTACGCCTTGCGTATCCAGAATGATCTTGCTGGCTTGTTGTACCACGTCCTGGGTACGAGCGAGCGAAGCGGCGTCGGGCAATTGCGCGTACAACACCAGGTAGCCTTGGTCTTGCTGCGGAATAAAACCGGTCGGTACTTTCTCAAATGCCAGGAAATTCAAGCCGTTCAGGCCGACATACAATGCAAGCACCAAGGCGGTCACGCGGATTAACCGGCTAACCAAGCGCGAATAGCCCAGGCTGAAACGCTCGAAAAACCGGTTAAACGCGCCGAAAAACCAACCGAACAACTTGTCGAATACTTTGGTGAAAGTGTCTTTATTGTCATGAGCGCGATCCAGCAGCAGCGCGCACAAGGCCGGGCTCAGTGTCAACGAGTTAAACGCCGAAATCACGGTGGACACCGCAATGGTCAAGGCAAACTGCTTGTAAAACGCGCCCGATACGCCGGTGATAAAAGCAGTGGGCACGAATACCGCCACCAATACCAATGCCGTGGCAACCACCGGGCCTACTACTTCGGACATCGCCAGGCGCGTGGCGTCGCGAGCAT
The window above is part of the Methylomonas sp. ZR1 genome. Proteins encoded here:
- a CDS encoding efflux RND transporter permease subunit gives rise to the protein MDKFSHFFIDRPIFAAVLSIVILLVGGLALIGLPIAQYPEIAPPTVVVSTNYPGANAKVVAETVATPIEQEVNGVEDMLYMSSQSTNSGAMSLTVTFKPGANLDKAQVLVQNRVALAEPKLPEEVRRQGLSVKKRSPDLSLVVNLVSPDKRYDSVYMSNYALLQIRDTLARLPGVGDILLFGARDYSMRLWLNPQTIAARNLTAAEVVNAVREQNVQVAAGVVGQQPSPNSAEYQYTVSTLGRLSTPEQFGEIVIKQGENGQVTRLKDVARIELGAKDYNSGLYLDGDETVGLAIFQLPGSNSIDTKNAVMAAMEKLKTRFPEGLDYKLVYDTVVFVEQSIDAVVETLFEALLLVVLVVIVFLQNWRAAVIPLLAVPVSLIGTFAVMSALGISLNTLSLFGLVLAIGIVVDDAIVVVENVERHIAEGLHARDATRLAMSEVVGPVVATALVLVAVFVPTAFITGVSGAFYKQFALTIAVSTVISAFNSLTLSPALCALLLDRAHDNKDTFTKVFDKLFGWFFGAFNRFFERFSLGYSRLVSRLIRVTALVLALYVGLNGLNFLAFEKVPTGFIPQQDQGYLVLYAQLPDAASLARTQDVVQQASKIILDTQGVQHVNAYAGWSVLSGANQSNVATMFARLGEFTDRAGHPELHADEIVKSLTQRLSVIPNARIAVFAPPPIRGMSSVGGFKLQIEDRNNAGVDELQRVTNEMLGKGNQQPGLVGLFSTFRSGVPQLFVDVDRTRVKAMDVPLKDVFDTLQIYLGSLYVNDFNAFGRTYQVTAQSDAPFRMLPGDIDQLKTKNRQGGMVPLGAVSEVKEIAGPDKITRYNMYPAAEINGGTLPGISSGQAIDTMSKLLSAELPPGFDFEWTELSLQQVLAGNVAMLVFPLSVIFVFLALAAQYESWSLPFAVILIVPMCILSSMTGVWLSHMDNNIFTQIGFIVLVGLASKNAILIVEFAKQRQESGLNRFEAAVEASRIRLRPILMTSFAFIMGVFPLVIAQGAGAESRRLLGTAVFSGMIGVTVFGLLLTPVFYVVVQAIAQRLRPTATDLTTHQPAIEAHK